The genomic window atacgatgtttaattaatcggtcaacttctgccgtgaacgactacatcatttccttatagtggcaaaggaaatgtacccgcctccaacttaggtgagtttttaacttttctaattttaaagtattatttttttatttggatattgttgcgcaagtattaagtaaaaaaaattacgtgagttgttaatgttcatcatttgtccgggttttgttaggtcaggtcagttacattataaataatttaaaactaaagaaccattaaattaaattcacattatttttaatgtccgcttagtttgaaagtatttataacgtaactgacctgacctaatcgaccattttatttattacgcattcagtaacacacgtcaaaataaaaaatggcgacgttcaaagggttaaacgggcgttgtattgctaaattaaaaaattcaatatctcataaagtatttggaatttcttatctccgccggttgatttgaaaagaggaagtgaaagagcattgaataaaagtattttcggattgttagcatttttttccgcatgaatacgcaggtattgtgatgaaaattaaaaaatttgatatctccgaaagtagttggaatttcttatctccgccggttgatttgaaaagaggaagtgaaagagcacagaataaaagtgttttcggatttttagcattttttttggcatctaccgcggcTGTACATATTTACCGTCGTATGGTTGAGTAGGTTAGTTTTCAGGGATAATCAAGGAAATATTAGCTGTAAAAATACCATTTTCAAAGTTTATTTAGGTTTCTTGCAAAAAGTCAATACTCCACAGTTTCCTGGGCTATAACTTCATAAATATATCtataatattacttttaaataattgagATCAGTGAGCATGTGATTATATTACAGTATAACTGGAACCTGATGATTTTCTGTAACATGACAAATGATCACTGTTGCACCACAAACTGGCCCTGAGAGCATCACACCCAACAGCGCAGGCACGCTAGCTAGTCTGCCAGTGAAGGCAGGCTTGTCAGCACCGTGGGTGAGCCCTTGTGGTTCTTGGACATCTTGGCCTTGGCCCGGGGTAACTTGTCCCTCTTCTTGGACGAGGAGGAGCTGGTGGAGGCAGAGTCTGCAGGCGACGACGTGTTGGAGTGCTCGAGCTCCCAGCCACGCCCCACCTCGCTCTCTTCGCACGGGTCCGCCTCCACGGGGTGCGGCCGAGGGCCCCGCCTCTCCTCCACGGCCACACCGCTGGGCACCAGTCTCTGGGGCCGCGGCCGCCCGCGCTTCCTACGACGTCTGTCCGCACCTGCCGTCCAGTCAGCGTCGTCATCGTCGTCGCTAGGTGCGCCACCCCAGCAGCCCGCCTCGCCGCGGCTGTTGCTTGCGATGCGGCGACTCGCGATGCGCGAGCTAATGCGCCCCAACCCCAGGCACTTGGCGAGGTGCGGCGCGAAGCGCGAAGCCGCCAGGCTGTGCTTGCAAGTAGGGCACACGCACTTTTGCGTCTTCTTTTGCACGATGGGCTCGCCGAAGATGTCTGTGTGCTTGCTGTCGACGACTCGCTCATCCACCTCCATGTCCTCCTGCTCGTCCACGCCTCTGCTCGCCTCGTAGTGCATGCCGAACACTACTCCCAGGCTCAGCTCGTCCACTAGCGTGCCCAGCACGGCTTCGCACACATAGTTCGCGTTCTCCGGCACGCGCATGAAGCTGTTCAACTGCGACGACGGTCTGATTCGTCCCTCCTTCAGAAACGTTTCCAACTCCTCCTTTGAAATCATGTTTTCATATTGAAAACCTTCCCACATGAAAAATGTTTCACCCCAGATGCCCTGTCCAGCAAATCATATTAGTaggtattgaaaaaaattatagcttCATTTTAATAGCCACGCTAAAAGCAGCAGAAAATAACAGCATTCGACTAACAATATAACGAATTCCTTTATCCCTTACAATATAAAATATAGCAAACTAAAAGTAAACAAATCAATGGTACACATAGAGTTAATATATGGGTGGAACCTTAGACCATAGATAGTAATAGACTGCTTATTGAACGTTTTGTTGTGAAGGCAAGACGAGCAACAGCTGACTGTTGGTTACGAGTAATTAGGGATATGGTGTTATTGTGTAAAAACGTTGttattttaccattaaaattgttatttcttGTGTCGCGTATGGTTGTACGCAAACATTTAAATAAGGAAGCAATATTTCATTTCACAAGTGAGTTAAGATAAGTTATATTTGTAAGAAACCATTAAGTATTTAATATTGAGACATTGAACTCTTGCACTCTATATTATTATTACCATTATTATATATCGATTGTTTGACCCTTATGTTATGCCCTGTGGCAACACTATTCActatgcaattgttttgttattttgttttttcattttcgTTTCTTTCTTCCTCACTGGTAGAATAACTATCAATGGCGTAAGGTGACGAAATGTTGATTACTGAACGAATAAAGTGATACAAAGCGATAACCCAGTCCATTCCTTAATATCTCAATAGCTTATGGGCCCAGGATCGCAGGACTGTTTTTATCGACTTTATCTTTTCGTTGCGCGTGTGTTAACCCGTTTCAAGTTCTTGATCCATTAGTCGGTCGAAGTTTTTCGAAATGGATCTGAAGGTAAACATTGGCAATCTCGAAGGAAAGAACAACTGGGCTACATGGAAGTACAAGGTACTTATCCTACTCAGAAGTATTCCCGGGGGTGAGGACGTTGTCATCGGCAAGTTGACCAAGCCTGTCCCACCCGATCCAACGGCTTCTGCTCAACAGGTAACAGCTCATGATACCAAATTAGACTTCTACCAAAATGCGGACACGAAAGCTTTATTGATTCTGACAAGTAACATGACAGAAGAAACTTTAACACAAGTAATGAGGTACAACACTTCAAAGGAAGTCTGGCAAGAGTTACATAGATTATATGAAGGTGTCACTGAAGATAAAGCTTTCTGtctatgtatgcaatttttcacgtACAAGTCAGATTCCAATGACGACATGGCTAGTCACCtgtcaaagattaaaaatatttggaataaccTCAATATACAGTTGTCTGAAAGCATGGAAATTAAAACTCTGCCAGATATGTTACTCGTTTGTAAGGTTCTGGAGACTCTGCCCCCTGAGTATTTCTCTTTCAAATCCAGCTGGCTTCTAATGCCTAAAAGTGAAAGGACGGTTGAGAATTTAACCAGTCAGCTCTGTACCCACGAAAGAGAATTAGCAATCAAAGGCTCTCAGGCCAAATGTTTAGACTCACAAGAGGCACTTGTTGtattcaaacataatttcaagTCCAAAGTAACCTGTTACTACTGCCATAAAGAAGGTCACGTTATTAAGAATTGCATAAAATGGAATAAGGGATGGTAGGCCACCTAAAAATAAATCTCAAGACCTTTCTGACAGCAACATGGTGTTATATGCTACCAACAATGATGTATTTTCCGCCAACTGTGATAATGAAAATTGGTTTGTAGATAATGGCGCCACAAACCATGTTTGCAACAACAAGTCTCTTTTTATGTCTGTTAAAGAATTCAGTTCTCCCCATAAGGTGACAACAGCAAATGGCATTAGTGTGCCAGCCATCGGTACAGGCGATATTGTTGTGCACACCTACATTGACAGTACACAGAGAGAATTAACATTTTCTAATGTTTGGTACGTGCCAGAAATGAGCAAAAACCTATTTTCTGTCTTGTCTGCTCAGGACAAAAACCCTGGCAGCAAGTTCGTTTCTACAGCCGAGAAATGCTGTTTCCAAGTCAATAACAAGAACATCTTGACCGGCTCCCGAATGCGGAATGGTGGACTGTATCAACTGCATCTATTCAGTGCTAATCATGTAAACTCTGTATCCAGCGAAGAAGATCTTCTGCAGCTCTATCATGAATGCTTAGCACATCAAAATAAGAAGCATGTAAAGGCATTCATCGAACGAGAACTAGGCATAACTGTCAAGATAGATTCTGAAGTTTGCGAAGGCTGTGTTTATGGCAAAGCACACAGACTCAAGTTTGGCAGAAGGAAAAGAGCCACAGCACCCGGTGAAATCATCCACGCCGATGTATGCGGCCCATTCGAACCATCATGTTCAGGTTCCCGTTATTATGTATTATTCAAAGACGATTTCACGAGATTTCGATTCATATATTTCATAAAGGAAAAATCTGAGGTCTATGAAAAA from Bacillus rossius redtenbacheri isolate Brsri chromosome 1, Brsri_v3, whole genome shotgun sequence includes these protein-coding regions:
- the LOC134527492 gene encoding SAGA-associated factor 11 homolog, which produces MWEGFQYENMISKEELETFLKEGRIRPSSQLNSFMRVPENANYVCEAVLGTLVDELSLGVVFGMHYEASRGVDEQEDMEVDERVVDSKHTDIFGEPIVQKKTQKCVCPTCKHSLAASRFAPHLAKCLGLGRISSRIASRRIASNSRGEAGCWGGAPSDDDDDADWTAGADRRRRKRGRPRPQRLVPSGVAVEERRGPRPHPVEADPCEESEVGRGWELEHSNTSSPADSASTSSSSSKKRDKLPRAKAKMSKNHKGSPTVLTSLPSLAD